In the genome of Candidatus Pristimantibacillus lignocellulolyticus, the window TTGTTATCACTATGTTCGTTAGCTCCAAGTACGGGGGCAGCAACAAACGATATCGAAAGTAAAAGTGTTAGAACACAACTAGATGATAAACAAAGTAAAAATGATAAAGAAGAAAGACACTCAACTCATCATAAAAAAATGAGTAAAGAAGAACTACAAGCACTAAAATTGAAGAAGATGCAGAGGCTTGCTACTTATTTCGAGATTGACACTGAAGGAAAGTCAGCGAAGGAATTAAGAGCGGCAATCGAAAAGGCGAAGAATGAACAACCTGAGAAATGGGAAATGTTCAAACAACAATTTCGTGCCAAGAAATTAGAAGAAATGCGTGAGTTTGCTAAATCCAAAGGTATTTCCATTGAAGGAAAGACGGAACAACAATTACGAGAAGAACTTCACAAATTGAAGCATAGTAAGCCGGAGTAAATGGGAAGATCATTGTTCACAGGAGTCAATTCAACTTAAGCAGAAAAGCTAATGTTGAATTGGCTTTTTTTGTGCTTGATTATGATGCTTTCGTGGAGTATGATAATATTGTAATTTGTTAAGTAAATTTATTAACTAAACATTTATAGTAACGATGTCAGACGAGAAGCTACTATAGAAAGAGGTTATCTTATCGCTACAATTCGCCAAATCGCGCAACTAGCTGAAGTGTCCACTGCAACAGTATCTCGAGTGCTGAATAATGATACTACGCTTAGCACAAGTGTTGAAACTCGTGAACGTATTTTTGCAATAGCCGAGGAACTTAATTATAAGCCACAACGTTTGAAGAAATTGGTACAAGAAATGCAACGCTCATCTTTGCAAATTGGATTGTTATTCTGGTCCACGACAGAAGAAGAAAAGAACGATCCATACTTTGCAGCAGTTCGTAGAGGAATAGAAATTCATTGTGAGCAGTTAGGCATTGCTATTACGAAAATCATTCGCGGGGATTATACAACCGCATATGAAGATGCAGCAGAGCTAGATGGTTTATTAGTTGTAGGTTCGATTGAAGTGCAAGATGTTCTAGATATTTTCCCTCGACCAGATCGAATCGTGTTCGTCAATCACGGTGAAGAACTATTAGACTATGATTCTGTTCATCTGAATTTTGAAGGAGCAATTAGAACATCCTATCAATACTTGACAAGTTTAGGTCATGAGAAAATTGGATTTATCGGTGGTGTAGAGAGGGTTCATTCTTTGCGAGAACCTGGCGCATTGAGACAATCTCAAGAGCATCGTTATGTTGCTTATTCTCGTATGATGCGTGAATATGGGCAACATTATGCTTGTGTAGAATGGGTAGATGATTGGTCATCACAAGGTGGATATGAAGCCATGAAACGTATACTAGCTAGAAGTGATCGACCATCGGCTTGTCTTATTGCAAGTGATCATATGGCAGTCGGGGCATTACATGCGTTACATGAAGCAGGTGTGTCTGTACCGAAAGAAATATCAATTGTCGGCTTTAACGATATTGAACTTGCTGGATTTGTTAATCCTCCATTATCTACGGTTCATGCGCATACTGAATTACTAGGTGAAACCGCAGTTAAAATGCTAGTTGAAAGAATGGAAGGCCGAAAAGTCGCTATGCAAGTTAAGTTGAATACAACATTCGTTGAACGTGAAAGCTGTATGAAGTTTAGCAATTGATAAACGTATCAGTTTAGACTAGTGATGGCTAATATATTCGAAGCCAACTAAGAGACATCAATCAAATATTAGGAGTGTAACTATGATCTCATATAACGAAGCTACAAGAGTGTTTCACCTACAATCACAACATACAAGCTATGCTGTGAAGATTACGAATCAAGGTCATATTGCTCATATTTATTGGGGACGTAAAGTATCAGGAGAATACCTAGATGACTTGTATCAACTTAATTTAAGAAATTCATTCACACCAAGTACTGATTTGGATCAACTTGAATATTCATTAGATACACTACACCAAGAGCTACCTGCTTATGGTGATTCTGATTTCCGTTCTCCGGCTTATCAGTTCCAATTACCTAATGGTAGTACGGTTACTGATTTCCGCTATGAGTCTCATGAAATTATTAACGGTAAACCGAAGCTAGATGGTCTACCTAGCGTCTATGCTGAAACTAATGATGAAGCTCAAACTTTACTCATTACCCTTCGAGATCAACTTACGAATGCAGTAATCGTATTATCCTATACCGCATTCCGTGATTTCAGTGCAATTACACGTTCTGTACAATATCGTAATGAAGGTACAGACGTATTGAACTTGAATCGTGCGCTAAGTATGAATGTAGATATGCCAGGTTACAACTATGAAATGCTTCAATTATCTGGTACATGGGTGCGAGAGCGTTATATTCATCGTCGTAAATTAGAGCCAGGTATGCAATCGATCGAAAGTCGTCGTGGATCAAGCAGTCACGTACAAAATCCATTTCTTGCGTTAGTAAGTGAAGGTGCAACGGAGCAACATGGTGATGTATATGGTGTTAACTTTGTATACAGTGGTAATTTTATTGCTGGTGTTGAAGTAGATCCCTATTTGCACTCTCGTCTATTTATGGGAATTAACCCATTTGACTTCAACTGGAAGCTTGAAGCGGGTGAGACATTCCAAGCTCCTGAAGTTGTAATGGTACATTCACATGAAGGTATCGGTGGGATGTCTCGTCGTTTCCATGATCTATATCGTAGTCGTCTAACACGTGGCGAGTTCAGAGATAAAGTTCGTCCGATCCTCGTGAACAACTGGGAGGCAACTTACTTCGATTTCAATGAAGAAAAGATTGAGGCCATTGCACAAGCAGGACAGGAACTTGGTATTGAGTTGTTCGTACTTGATGATGGTTGGTTTGGCAAACGTGATAATGATACCACTTCACTAGGAGATTGGTTTGTTGATCGTAAGAAACTACCTAATGGTCTTGAAAGTTTAGTGAAAAAGGTACGTGATCTAGGGTTAGAATTTGGTCTTTGGTTCGAGCCGGAGATGATCTCACCTGAAAGTGAATTGTACCGAAATCATCCGGACTGGTGTCTTCATGTAGATGGTCGTCGACGTACGGAAGCTCGTAATCAGTTAGTTCTAGATCTTTCACGTGAAGATGTCCAAAATTATATTGTAGAAACCATTTCTGATGTGCTTGCAAGCGCCCCGATTACGTATGTGAAATGGGATATGAATCGTAATATGACAGAGATTGGATCAGCTCTATTACCAGCAGATCGTCAACGTGAAACGGCTCATCGATATATGCTTGGACTATATAATGTAATGGAACGTATTACTTCAGCATTCCCACATATATTATTTGAATCTTGCTCTGGTGGTGGAGGACGTTTTGATGCGGGTATGCTGTACTACATGCCACAAACATGGACAAGTGATAATAGTGACGCGATTTCTCGTCTGAAAATTCAATACGGTACAAGTATCGTATATCCAGTAAGTGCTATGGGGGCACACGTATCTGCTGTGCCGAATCATCAAGTTAATCGAATGACTTCACTTGAGACTAGAGGCAATGTAGCGTTATCTGGTAACTTCGGTTATGAGCTTGATCTGTCTAAATTCTCTGATGAAGAGAAGGAACTTGTGAAAGAGCAAATTGAGCTTTGCAAAGATATTCGTCCGATTGTTTCATTCGGCGACTTCTATCGTTTATTAAGTCCATTTGAAGGCAATGAAACTTCTTGGATGTTTGTGTCTAAAGATAAGTCTGAAGCATTTGTGGTATATGTGAAAGTACTACAAGAACCTAACGGTGCTATTGGTCGTTTCCGACTACAAGGGCTTGATCCGAATAAAACATATCGTTTAGAAGGTCAAAATGGTGGAGTATTTGCGGGAGATCAATTGATGTATGCAGGCCATCCGGTTCCACAGTTCTATGGTGACTTCCAAAGTTGTGTATATCGTCTAACTGCGCTTTAATAAGAACTATTAATCATAGTATGTTTTGAATAAACTAGACCCAATAAGATAGACACTTTCAAAGGTCATCTTATTGAGTCTTTTTGTTAGTAATAAGAAAACTATTAACTGAATGTCTTAGTATTTCATAGAAATTATATTGAGCTTGACGTTACGTCAACCTTTATAATGAAGATAAATAGATCATTTGGAGGCTGATACTATGTATCGAATTGGACAATTTGCCAAATTGACAGGTGTTACCGAGAGAACGTTACGATATTACGACAAAAAGGGATTACTGAAACCTACATTACGCGTTGATGGAGGATATCGTTATTACTCTAAAGAAGACCTCGTTCAACTCCAAAAAATATTAACGATGAAGTATTTGAATTTTTCACTAGAGGATATAGCAGATACATTAGCGGATGAGAAAGTATCTATGGCTGAAGTATTCGATCAGCAGCATGAATGGCTTATAAAAAAGCGAGATGAGCTTAATGGAATTATTGAATCGCTTGATCGCATCAAAAAGATAACTTCTAAAGTTGATTCAATTTCTGCAGGCTTCCTGCTATTAATGATTCATAATTTGCAAAACGAGAATAAGCAACGCGAGCATCTCCTTATGCATTTACCTTCACAAATAGTGAACGTCATATTTCAAGATGATCAACATATGGAAGAGAAGCTTGAATTAGAAATGAAAATGGTGACGCTACTATCGCAAATATTGGAGCTTCAACAACAAGGTATATCTCATACTTCGGAGGAGGCTATTTCAGTAGGATTGTCTCTATATAGTATGCTTGCAGAACTATTGATGAAAGCGACAAAGAATATGACAGAGGAGGAAAAAGAGAAATTGCAGCTGTTCGAAAAGGATCAGGATGCACTTGATCCAGCTCTTTTTCCAAGTATTTTAAGTAAAGAAGAAACAGATTATATCGACAATTTAATGGAGCTTGTAGATATCATCTATCATACACAGTTGGAGCAGGAAAGTGAGCAAGAGATTAGAATATGACGTGATCTAGGAAAATTATAAATAAAGGCAAGCTCACTTTCTAGCGAAAATGAGCTTGCCTTTGTAGTTTTTTGTAGAGAAGTTACGTGAGTTGTTCTTTAATGCTAATGACACGAATCGTCATTGTTCCAGCTGGTGTCGAAAGTTCCATTTGCTTATGTAATGGAGCTAGTAGCAGTTGACTTCCTACAGGTGAAAGCAATGATATTTTCCCTTGCTCTGGATCGATCTCATCCGGAGCAACAATGCTATAGGTATCGATAAAGCCATCTTCTACATATTCAATCTCAACATTAGTATTCAGCATAACGAGCTGTTCCTCAGGCGCGTTATGAAGCGTAAGTCTCCTCTTAATCTCTTGCATATAACTTTCAAGTAGTTGTTCCAGTTCTTTCGTTAGTCCATGTTGCTTCAATATATATTTCTCAAGCTGTTTACTACGCAGTTCTTCAATAATGACAAGCTGCTCTTCATAATGGTGCAGTTGCACTTTCCATTCAACACTATGGTTCATAGTAGATTTCCTCCCCGACACTTACCATATACGCCAACATATCGACGTTACGTACATTTGACATAGTTAATTCCTCCTTAACAATTTCAAGTGAAACTCAAAGCTGTCAGATTGCGATTCTAGCTTCGTGTAACATAAAGTCTATCGAAGTATTAGATCGTAGTATAAAAAGACCCTCCATTGAGCTTGAATGGGGTCTCCTTTAATAGTATCAAATTAACCAAATAAGTCTATAAGGTAACTGTAAATTGTACCTCAGATTTGGATAACGAAGTAATTAATGCGAAGAAATAATAAGTAACAAAGGGCATACTAAAAAGTTGACATACTTCTCATAATTAGTTCATTTTGGGGTTGAAATAGTATAGATTTATTTCAAAAGTATCGTTTTCTCACATTTTTCAGAATAAATTCAGAAAAAAATACGGGTGAAAATTTCAGTTGAAAAATATATGAAAGTATGCTGAAAACTGTAGGTGTGACAAGGGATTAGAATGATTTTGCGAATAATAAATTGCAAATAAAAATAATGGAACCGCTCTAATAATCTTCATCTAATCTTCATCTATGTAAAAATCCTAATGAAAATGGGCTTCAATGCTATGCTATAATGCTAAACATACATTACCTCAAGCAATAAAAAGATTAGTCGGGAGGACTTATGTTAAAACTAATAATGAAAGTAAGCAGATTGAGCGTGCTAGCAATCGTAGCCATCGCACTACTTACTGTAGTTCCATTCTCAGTATCCGCAGCTGCAGATCAACGAGAGGTTGAAGATGCAAAAGTTATGTTGAATGGTAGTTCACTTAAGCTAGAATCTCCACTACATATGGTAAATGGTAGAGTATATGTGCCGGTAGGATTAGTATCCAAATCATTAAGTGCGTCAGTAAGCTGGGATTCTAACACACAAGAAGCAACAATCATTACGAAAAGTAACGATGAGGTAGTATTCGGTAATGAAGTTCCTACAGTGTATTTTAATGATCAGCGTTATAAGCTTGAAGCAGCGCCTTACCTATATGATAGTAGATTGTATGTACCTGTTCGTTATATAGCCGAAATTGCACATGCTACGGCGGCTTGGGACATTGATAAGAAAGTGCTGACGTTAACGAGTGTACCGCTTGCAGTCGTAAGTGAAGAAAATTCATTAGCTAAGATTAGTGCGGATAATAACTTGACGCAAGCAGAAGTTGTAAAGAGAAATAAATTTTCCTCAAAAGATCAAGTTAAGAATGGGATGAAACTAGCAGTTATATTACCTTCAATCCTTGATGAAAAAGCAAAACCATTTACAAATGAAGAATATCAATTGCTTGCTAAGATCGTTCAAGTCGAGTCTGGATACGAGTCTTATGAAGGTCAATTAGCAGTGGCGAATGTAATATTGAACCGTGTAGCAAGCTCTAATTTCCCTGATACAATTAAAGACGTTATCTATTCAGGAAAACAATTCCCACCAGCACATAATGGCTTACTTGCCAAAGCAGTACCAAATGCAAGTGTCTTACAAGCAGCTAAAGATGCTTTGAATGGTAAGAACAATGTTGAAGGGGCAGTATACTTCTTCAATCCTAAATATTCAAGTGGGTCTAATCTAACGGTTGTAGCTACCATTGGAAACCATCGCTTTGCTAAATAGCGTATAATATTTTATAACCTTCATTCTGATTGCTCACACTATCGGATGAAGGTTATTTTTGTATTGTATAGGCATATAGTCATCAGAATAATTTACCGTGATCTAAAGCGAAGCGACAATAAACTCCATAAAAACACAATATTTTTATCGGAATCCAAAAAAATGGTTGAATTTGGTGTAAGATCAAATTATAATGAAACTAATAGTTCTAAAGTAACAATGAGTAGGACTAGTAGAATATAGTTTCGAAACTAGATGAACAATAATATAGTAGAATAATTAGTATAATAGAACAATAGTAGCAGTTCAAAGGGGATGCCAAAGGCATCCTTTTTTTTGTTGTTATTTGTAATAATAGCTCTTATCCTGCGTAAACATCATATATTTTTTGGCAATAATGACGAAATTTCCTTATAATATGCTATAATTACCCTATTATTTAGATAGGGGTGTATCACGTTGGAAAATCTTGTGCAAGAAGTGGAAACGAAAAAAAGTAGTAAGATAGTACTGATTATTATTGCAAGTGTTATCGGACTACTCATTATTGCTAGTATCGTTGGTTACAGTATTTTGTCTGCAAACTCTAAACCTGAATCTGTACTTTCTAAATTCCAAGCAGCAGTCAAATCAGGTAATGCTGCAGCTGCCCACAAAATTCTTGTTTCAAATGACCCTGTGTTTGAGTTAACTGAGGGTGATATAACGAAACTTCTTACATATTTAGATGAGGAATCTTCAGTATTTGATGATGAAATTGATAGTTTGAAAACTCAAATTGATAATGAAAAAGAAGAACGACTCAAATATGATTATTATTCTATGCTAACTCTAGTAAAGGAAAAAGGATTACTAGGGTTATTTGACTCGTATAAAATTGCAGTACAACCATACTATTTTACGTTATATACGAATCAAAAAGGTGTAGTTATAAAACTAGATGGAAAAGATTTAGTGACGTCTAAGTCAGATAACTATACAAAAGTAATAGGTCCATTAATGCCTGGGTCCTATTCATTAGATGCTCAATTTGATAGTGAATATGTGTCACTTAATACAAAGAAGAAAGTGCTACTTCCAGAAGATCATAATTATGAAATTGATCTATCCATCGATGCACAGTATGTGTATTTAGAATCTAACTACCCCGAAGCCAAATTATACTTAAACGGTAAAGATACTAAACTAACAGTTGGGGATGCGTACCGATTTGGTCCGATTGCTTCTAATGGAACGATGACCGTTCAAGCAAATCTCGATAATAAATGGGGATCTTTAACTAGTGAGTCTATTACAATCGACGGCAGCTCTTCTTATATTAATCTAGAAATACTTGGTTATACAATTTATCCGACAGCATCAGTTATGGGTGCTGAGGTATTACTTGACGGACAAAGTACAGGAATTACATTTGAACAAGCGATGACGGATGGAATTGGTCCAATTCCTTATGATAAAGAAGTTGCCGTAACTGGACAATTTGAATTCCCTTGGGGAACTTACAAATCTAATGAATTATTACTAGATAAAGATAGTGTATTCTACGATGGTGATAGTGATTATGATTATTCGACATATGCTTTCTTCACAGAAATACCAGACGATATACGTTCTAAAATTGTCACACAATTGGATGGATTTATTCCTTCAGCATTTGATAGTGTAACGGATTATGATGAGGCTTTGCTAGAAAATGTTAACGAAGCAAACCGAACGGTTATATTAGATTCCCTTTATTATCAGTTATCTGAGTATGCATATGATGGTTTCTACCCTACGAAAGCTACATATACCTTTGATAGCATGTGGGTAAGTTCATCTGAAAAGGATAAATATTATATCTCATTAGCTGCATTAGTTAATTTTAACTACTTATCTTATGACTACTGGGAAGATACATACAATGACACTGAAGAAAAAATGACAGTAAATATTGATGTACTATATGATGCAAGAGATGGTAGTTTAGTAGTCGAATCTTTCGATCCGTATGTAGATTATTATGATTACTATTCAGATGATTACACGTATAATGACGTTGAAGTTAAACAGTTCACTCAATAGAAGGGAGATTAATTATGTATATCTGTCAAAGTTGTCAGTCGAAGGCTGAACAATTCTATAAATTTTGCCCGCAATGTGGACAAGCAGCACTTGTGCTTGTAGAAAATAAGAATGAAATCATTACAGAATCTTTAGCGGAAAATAGACCACCACAAGGCAATGGTCCACAAGGATATGCGCCACAAGGCAATGGTCCACAAGGATATGCGCCACAAGGCAATGGTCCACAAGGATATGCGCCACAAGGCAATGGTCCACAAGGATATGCGCCACAAGGCAATGGTCCACAAGGATATGCGCCACAAGGCAATGGTCCGCAAGGATATGCGCCGCAAGGCAATGGTCCACAGGGATATGCGCCGCAAGGCAATGGTCCGCAAGGATATGCGCCGCAAGGCAATGGTCCGCAAGGATATGCACCACAAGGTAATGGTCCGCAAGGAGGCATGCCGCCACAAGGATATACTCCACAACCTAGCGTGCAAAAAAGTGCAGGAGCTCCAGCATGGTTGAAGAGCAAGAAGTTCAAACTATTTGCTTCGCTCGGGGTAGGCGCAATTATATTAATAGTAGTAGCCGTTACATTATTCAATGTATTTCTGAATAAAAATGCTAAAGAGTTGTATTTATACTCTGAGCTTCAAACCTTTAAAAATCAACAAAGCAATTCATCTTTATTTGGTGAAGCGGACATGGCACTATTCGATATGATTGAAAAGATGGCATCTGATACTAACATTACATTAACTGGAGATGTATCAATAGAGGGTAGTGATCTAGATGGATTTGATGAAATTGCAGAGGCTATTAACAAAGGAGCAATTGAACTTAATTTGAAACAAAACCCTAATGATCTGTGGGGACAGTATAATTTCAGGGTGAAGGATGATGGAGAATCTGTCGTAGATTCACTATTTATGTTCTATGATGATATCTTTGCTTTCAAAGGTATAGGCGATCTTGATAAAATGCACTATTCATCATTTGAAGAAATACAAAATATTTATAGTGGTACCGAATCTGAGGAAGATGAAGCTGATAAAGTTGATGTGCCAAAAGTTACAGAAGAA includes:
- a CDS encoding LacI family DNA-binding transcriptional regulator; the protein is MLNNDTTLSTSVETRERIFAIAEELNYKPQRLKKLVQEMQRSSLQIGLLFWSTTEEEKNDPYFAAVRRGIEIHCEQLGIAITKIIRGDYTTAYEDAAELDGLLVVGSIEVQDVLDIFPRPDRIVFVNHGEELLDYDSVHLNFEGAIRTSYQYLTSLGHEKIGFIGGVERVHSLREPGALRQSQEHRYVAYSRMMREYGQHYACVEWVDDWSSQGGYEAMKRILARSDRPSACLIASDHMAVGALHALHEAGVSVPKEISIVGFNDIELAGFVNPPLSTVHAHTELLGETAVKMLVERMEGRKVAMQVKLNTTFVERESCMKFSN
- a CDS encoding alpha-galactosidase, which gives rise to MISYNEATRVFHLQSQHTSYAVKITNQGHIAHIYWGRKVSGEYLDDLYQLNLRNSFTPSTDLDQLEYSLDTLHQELPAYGDSDFRSPAYQFQLPNGSTVTDFRYESHEIINGKPKLDGLPSVYAETNDEAQTLLITLRDQLTNAVIVLSYTAFRDFSAITRSVQYRNEGTDVLNLNRALSMNVDMPGYNYEMLQLSGTWVRERYIHRRKLEPGMQSIESRRGSSSHVQNPFLALVSEGATEQHGDVYGVNFVYSGNFIAGVEVDPYLHSRLFMGINPFDFNWKLEAGETFQAPEVVMVHSHEGIGGMSRRFHDLYRSRLTRGEFRDKVRPILVNNWEATYFDFNEEKIEAIAQAGQELGIELFVLDDGWFGKRDNDTTSLGDWFVDRKKLPNGLESLVKKVRDLGLEFGLWFEPEMISPESELYRNHPDWCLHVDGRRRTEARNQLVLDLSREDVQNYIVETISDVLASAPITYVKWDMNRNMTEIGSALLPADRQRETAHRYMLGLYNVMERITSAFPHILFESCSGGGGRFDAGMLYYMPQTWTSDNSDAISRLKIQYGTSIVYPVSAMGAHVSAVPNHQVNRMTSLETRGNVALSGNFGYELDLSKFSDEEKELVKEQIELCKDIRPIVSFGDFYRLLSPFEGNETSWMFVSKDKSEAFVVYVKVLQEPNGAIGRFRLQGLDPNKTYRLEGQNGGVFAGDQLMYAGHPVPQFYGDFQSCVYRLTAL
- a CDS encoding MerR family transcriptional regulator, which encodes MYRIGQFAKLTGVTERTLRYYDKKGLLKPTLRVDGGYRYYSKEDLVQLQKILTMKYLNFSLEDIADTLADEKVSMAEVFDQQHEWLIKKRDELNGIIESLDRIKKITSKVDSISAGFLLLMIHNLQNENKQREHLLMHLPSQIVNVIFQDDQHMEEKLELEMKMVTLLSQILELQQQGISHTSEEAISVGLSLYSMLAELLMKATKNMTEEEKEKLQLFEKDQDALDPALFPSILSKEETDYIDNLMELVDIIYHTQLEQESEQEIRI
- a CDS encoding GreA/GreB family elongation factor — protein: MNHSVEWKVQLHHYEEQLVIIEELRSKQLEKYILKQHGLTKELEQLLESYMQEIKRRLTLHNAPEEQLVMLNTNVEIEYVEDGFIDTYSIVAPDEIDPEQGKISLLSPVGSQLLLAPLHKQMELSTPAGTMTIRVISIKEQLT
- a CDS encoding stalk domain-containing protein; the encoded protein is MLKLIMKVSRLSVLAIVAIALLTVVPFSVSAAADQREVEDAKVMLNGSSLKLESPLHMVNGRVYVPVGLVSKSLSASVSWDSNTQEATIITKSNDEVVFGNEVPTVYFNDQRYKLEAAPYLYDSRLYVPVRYIAEIAHATAAWDIDKKVLTLTSVPLAVVSEENSLAKISADNNLTQAEVVKRNKFSSKDQVKNGMKLAVILPSILDEKAKPFTNEEYQLLAKIVQVESGYESYEGQLAVANVILNRVASSNFPDTIKDVIYSGKQFPPAHNGLLAKAVPNASVLQAAKDALNGKNNVEGAVYFFNPKYSSGSNLTVVATIGNHRFAK